The Candidatus Obscuribacterales bacterium genome contains the following window.
CATTTGCTTTGGCAAACCCTGTATCAAGGGACATCGCATTTGGGTATCACTGATTTTAGACTTCATGGCCAGCGGCATGACGATTCCAGAAATTTTAGAAGAATACCCACAGTTGGCTATGGAAGATGTTTTAGCCTGTTTAGCCTATGGAGCAGAACTGGCGCGAGAACGATTTGTAGACATCTCCATGGAATCGATAGCATGAAGTTTAAGCTAGACGAAACTATTGGCGATCGTGGGCAAGATCTGTTGCGTTATCCCGATTTGTTAGAAGCCATGCAAACCTTAGTGAATGCGTTAAAAACCATGGATATTACTGAAAAGCTATGGATTATCCAGAAAGGAACTGTCCGCATTGATCAAGAAGAGCCTGAACCATGAGCCAAATAAAACACTTGCATCAAACGGGCGTTGCTGAATCTAGGTCTAAACCGCACCATCTACCCTCACCCTAGCCCTCTCCCAAAAGGATAGGGGACAAGAGTTTTAGCTCCCTTCTCCCTAGGTAGAAGGGGTGGGGATGAGGGCAATTCATCCTGCTATCCAGCAATGCCGCATCAAACGGTTGCAAGTCTGGCTTTTCCTCGTCTAGAGTGAGGTCCGCAAAACTCGACGTTACGAAGCTTCTAGCCCTACAAACATAAACCATGACCACCTCCGCCGAAATTCGCGACACGTTGGTGGATGCCCTCAACCTCGACCTCGTGGGCCCCACCCCCGACGACATCGCCCACGCCCAAGAAATCCTCGATCAAACGCCATCGAAGTGGTACCTCACCGGCTTTTTGGCCCCCTTCGGTGCGCCGCCTGATGTTCGCTCCGACGACGATGCCGACGACGATATCCCCGAAGCCGTCAGTCAGAACGACTCCAGCGAAGATAGCAAAACCCCCGAAAAAGCCGCCGCCCGCAAGGCCCTGTTTCCCTCATCCATGGGACTAAGCTTCTTGCTATCGGGCAAAACCACGACCCTAGATGCCCAGGTCAGTTGGGGTGACTACATCCCCCTAGAATCTGAGGAAGAAGACCTTGACGACGACCAAGGCAAATCTAAGCGCAAGAAAAAAGCAGAATACTGGCAGCGGGTGCCCCACCAGACCACCCTGACTATTCCCATTGAAGAACGGCCAGAGCCATTCGCGATCGACATCCCCGACGGCAGTGGCCTCAACCTGGTGGTCACCTGTCGCTCGGTACGAGACGATCGCTTTCCCTACGGCACCAAAACCGTGTCGGTTTTCTTGGTCAACTACCGTCCGGTGACCACTGGGGAGCGCGACGCCACCTTTGCCTTTCAGACCCATCTCAGCCTCCATTGCCCCGAGGGATTTGTACCCCGACCCGACCCGCGTAGCGTCAACACCAAAGACCCAGATGAAGCGATCGCCGCCCTCCAGTATCGCAACGACTACGAATTTGCCGTGGGTCACAACGTCTCCGCCCTAGCTCTAAACCCCGACGGCAGCCGCTGCACCGACGTCTGCACCACCTGGATTCCCATCGCCGAAGTGCCCCGCGTGGCTCCGAGTGCCCCCCAAGGGGTACAGCTTGGCATGGAATCTCTAGCACAAGCCGCCGATGCCGCCACCATTCGCGGCATGGTGGGGTCAGTGGTGACTGAATATCGTGCCTGGATTGCTACCCAGCGGGCCATAGCCATTAGCCCCCAGGATGCCGCCGATGTGGCCCGGAAACTGCTGGATCAGGCCAATTACGCCTGCGATCGCATCGAAGCCGGTCTTAATGCGCTCCAAGACCCCCAGGTGTTAGAGGCATTTCAGGTGGCCAATCGGGCGATCGCCACGGCCCGCCGCCGCCAGCTCAGCCAAGAAGAGGGGCAACCCCCAGAAAGCTTTGCCGAACCGACCTGGCGACCTTTTCAGCTTGCTTTCATTTTGCTCAACCTGGTGGGGCTGACTGATCCTAGCCATGGCGATCGCAAGACCGTAGACCTG
Protein-coding sequences here:
- a CDS encoding DUF433 domain-containing protein — protein: MNRQELLQRISVNPNICFGKPCIKGHRIWVSLILDFMASGMTIPEILEEYPQLAMEDVLACLAYGAELARERFVDISMESIA